CCCATTAATAAAATCCAGTTCAACCTGAGCATCTTTCGAAAGTCGAATGTGTACCGTCTGTTTCTGGTGAATCACACCATTGACTTCTGCTATTATATGCGCAGACCAGAGCAGTACCCGATTTTCTTTATGTTTCACGAGTCCTTGATGGCCGCCACCAATGCCAATCACACCTGTCCCTATGCAGTACGTATgcgaatattaaatttgattgTTAATAGTTTGCCTACCCACAGGAGAAGGATATTTATGTGCGACAAATGACATTGAACGACAGGACGGTGAGAGACCTTCTGTCCTATCTCCCTGAGGGCGAATACAAGCTGGTCGTATCTGTGGGTGCCTTTGGAGTCTGGCGGTTGCGGGTCAACGTCTACGGACGGCGTGATTAATTTAGTGACTATTAAAATAATGAACATAACAGCTGAACAGTCAAATTCTGTTTTAATCAATCAGAACAAACCAGCCGTTAAATAGTCTGAAAGCGAGCCAGACACACAAATAGTTCAATTACTTCCCTCGATGAGGCAACATGAAAGACCAGCTTT
This window of the Drosophila biarmipes strain raj3 chromosome 3L, RU_DBia_V1.1, whole genome shotgun sequence genome carries:
- the LOC108034782 gene encoding uncharacterized protein LOC108034782 encodes the protein MKYWAIINLVSAVILVPGLQGAHFRLTNVDCNSLDTQFAEVKECFLKMVRRNVVGLNFHVAIKYDQPINKIQFNLSIFRKSNVYRLFLVNHTIDFCYYMRRPEQYPIFFMFHESLMAATNANHTCPYAEKDIYVRQMTLNDRTVRDLLSYLPEGEYKLVVSVGAFGVWRLRVNVYGRRD